The following are from one region of the Candidatus Sysuiplasma jiujiangense genome:
- a CDS encoding tetratricopeptide repeat protein, whose protein sequence is MSISDTSARNGSAAEAAEVLSHMPFDGFVSVCTSAAALLGVRVQNRVFHDESFVLTGESGGKNCSVICLLPGIRANMRRIAAAARREKRKGRTVIVLSAEKLDFDRAAVDRAVTGEAFVRLASKTADYTEDRRNAAAAAGRGGKGDEKERRFRDMMMYARGRFDAGDFGEVIKTLDLLADFKPGSEEVYRLRGLVYLREGRNDESADQFDRAITLNGRNADNWFGKASALYQKGDYAGEIECYDMILKIDPMHRRALQNKGVALQNMGRPGEAARVYERALRYSPHDPDLLRNLSLAYYGTGETGRAIALLDGIISRNPSDERAIRTRGLILAEQNMPGAIETLKKYLEMREEAAVIGVVASLYLRQGDLREAEAYSKRALEIDRENEIAVQTLEEIRKQAEGPGAVQEESVAAAAAAQGPAEAAESGGSHAHAVENRAAGLTAQSASRLTSEEICDIFSREFADGERRHQALFLLSRIKTAEAEAALGRILREGNFVEQSGSTVSAAVAEKFAYQSGDFGLAANIAEQRIAAGDAEEWKYRLISSLFRQSRFEQTIPLCLSLPERTGMELAGAAYLMLGRYSKGARILRKCGGNSSIAANCLGILQMRSGNYQEALDLYTGIAFRNPAEENNRAIALYLRGDRALAAELLSRLKNDRLWQHRYNLAMMLMENGRYAEAAREMRAAADLEKSALTATGLGTVLALSGNLADAKEQFENALSLDSGYSPAVRALRKVNRLMARGA, encoded by the coding sequence TTGAGCATCTCGGATACATCTGCCCGTAACGGCAGTGCCGCTGAGGCTGCCGAGGTCCTTTCGCATATGCCGTTTGACGGTTTTGTCTCTGTATGCACTTCCGCCGCCGCCCTTCTGGGCGTCAGGGTGCAGAACAGGGTGTTCCATGACGAGAGCTTCGTCCTCACCGGAGAAAGCGGGGGAAAGAACTGCTCTGTCATCTGCCTTCTTCCCGGCATCAGGGCCAACATGCGCCGTATTGCTGCCGCTGCAAGGAGGGAGAAGAGGAAAGGCAGGACTGTCATCGTTCTGTCAGCAGAAAAACTGGACTTTGACAGGGCGGCAGTTGACAGAGCCGTGACGGGAGAGGCATTCGTCAGACTCGCGTCGAAAACGGCAGACTACACGGAAGACAGGCGTAATGCGGCTGCAGCCGCGGGCAGAGGCGGAAAGGGAGACGAGAAAGAGAGGCGCTTCAGGGACATGATGATGTACGCGAGAGGGAGATTCGATGCAGGTGACTTCGGCGAGGTCATCAAGACGCTTGATCTCCTCGCAGATTTCAAACCCGGTTCCGAGGAGGTTTACAGGCTGCGCGGTCTGGTCTATCTCAGGGAAGGCAGAAATGACGAGTCGGCTGATCAGTTTGACAGGGCGATAACACTCAACGGCAGGAACGCCGACAACTGGTTCGGGAAGGCCTCGGCACTTTATCAGAAGGGGGATTATGCCGGCGAAATCGAATGCTACGACATGATACTGAAAATTGATCCGATGCACAGACGGGCGCTTCAGAACAAGGGCGTTGCTCTTCAGAACATGGGAAGGCCCGGCGAAGCGGCCCGCGTCTATGAAAGGGCGCTCAGGTATTCGCCCCATGATCCGGATCTGCTGCGCAATCTTTCACTTGCGTATTACGGAACCGGCGAAACAGGCAGGGCAATCGCACTGCTCGACGGCATAATTTCAAGGAACCCCTCGGACGAACGTGCAATCAGAACCAGGGGGCTGATACTCGCGGAACAGAACATGCCGGGCGCGATTGAAACACTGAAGAAGTACCTGGAGATGAGGGAGGAGGCGGCCGTCATCGGCGTCGTAGCCTCACTATACCTCAGGCAGGGAGATCTCAGGGAGGCTGAAGCATATTCGAAACGGGCTCTGGAAATAGACAGGGAAAACGAAATTGCAGTGCAGACGCTTGAGGAGATCAGAAAACAGGCCGAAGGACCAGGCGCCGTTCAGGAGGAATCCGTTGCCGCCGCTGCAGCGGCTCAAGGCCCGGCGGAAGCGGCGGAAAGCGGCGGCTCGCATGCACATGCGGTGGAAAACAGGGCGGCAGGGCTTACGGCGCAGAGCGCATCAAGGCTGACATCTGAAGAGATCTGCGATATTTTCAGCAGGGAATTTGCCGATGGCGAGCGGAGGCATCAGGCGCTCTTCCTGCTGAGCAGGATTAAGACAGCGGAGGCGGAGGCAGCACTCGGAAGGATCCTGCGGGAAGGAAACTTCGTGGAGCAGTCAGGCAGCACTGTTTCCGCAGCGGTTGCCGAGAAATTCGCATATCAGAGCGGAGACTTCGGCCTCGCCGCAAATATAGCGGAACAGAGAATAGCGGCAGGGGACGCGGAGGAATGGAAATACAGGCTTATTTCCTCCCTGTTCAGGCAGTCCAGGTTTGAGCAAACCATCCCGCTGTGCCTGTCGCTGCCGGAGCGGACGGGGATGGAACTCGCCGGAGCCGCCTACCTGATGCTTGGCAGATACTCGAAAGGAGCAAGAATTCTGAGGAAATGCGGCGGAAACAGCAGTATTGCGGCAAACTGCCTCGGCATTCTGCAGATGCGTTCGGGGAATTACCAGGAGGCACTCGATCTTTACACGGGGATAGCGTTCAGGAACCCGGCGGAAGAGAACAACCGTGCAATAGCACTTTATCTCAGGGGCGACAGGGCTCTCGCCGCCGAACTCCTTTCACGCCTGAAGAACGATCGGCTGTGGCAGCACCGCTACAATCTGGCCATGATGCTGATGGAGAACGGCAGGTACGCGGAGGCTGCGAGAGAGATGAGGGCTGCGGCGGATCTTGAAAAAAGCGCATTGACGGCCACCGGACTCGGAACCGTTCTGGCGCTGTCCGGAAATCTGGCGGATGCAAAAGAGCAGTTTGAGAATGCCCTTTCGCTTGATTCGGGCTACTCCCCGGCAGTCCGTGCCCTCAGGAAAGTGAACAGGCTGATGGCACGGGGCGCCTGA
- a CDS encoding aminotransferase class I/II-fold pyridoxal phosphate-dependent enzyme produces MKIRATSRASGMEYAIRDIVLPARKLEKEGTEVIRMNIGDPDAYDFDTPEHIKRALFDAVLDGYNGYGDSEGDPELRQAICEREGRKNGNRVEPEDVVVTAGITEGIQLALGALIDSGDELLVPGPTYPPYSSVTKYFGGKAVPYRTIEEEGWRPDTADLRSKIGAGTKAILIVSPNNPTGAVWSEKDLREICDIAGEHGLPVISDEIYDMLVYEGKHVSPSSVSRDIPMLILNGFSKSYLVTGWRVGYAIFRDAGEMLSGFREAFLKQVRARLCASNPAQRAMIAALNGPQTHVREMVRQLAERRNYAVKRINEMDGLSVTKPRGAFYIFPKIESGNWKNDMEFVLHVLDRGHVLFVNGSGFDSEYGRMHFRSVFLPPREVMEKAMDGLEHALHAAR; encoded by the coding sequence ATGAAGATCAGGGCGACTTCAAGGGCATCCGGAATGGAGTATGCAATAAGAGATATTGTCCTTCCCGCCAGGAAACTGGAGAAGGAGGGGACGGAAGTCATCAGAATGAACATAGGAGATCCTGACGCCTATGATTTTGACACGCCGGAGCACATCAAGAGAGCACTGTTCGACGCGGTACTGGACGGTTACAACGGTTACGGCGATTCGGAAGGCGACCCTGAGCTGCGTCAGGCCATCTGCGAAAGGGAAGGGAGGAAGAACGGCAACAGGGTGGAACCTGAGGACGTTGTGGTAACGGCCGGAATAACTGAGGGAATTCAGCTGGCACTCGGGGCACTTATTGACAGCGGAGACGAGCTGCTCGTGCCGGGTCCGACGTATCCGCCGTACTCGTCCGTTACAAAATATTTCGGTGGAAAGGCTGTACCCTACAGGACAATAGAGGAGGAGGGCTGGAGGCCTGACACGGCAGACCTGCGTTCAAAGATAGGCGCGGGGACAAAGGCAATACTGATCGTCAGTCCCAACAATCCGACGGGTGCCGTCTGGAGCGAGAAGGATCTCAGGGAGATATGCGACATAGCGGGGGAGCACGGCCTGCCTGTCATTTCCGACGAGATCTACGATATGCTTGTTTACGAGGGGAAACATGTCTCGCCGTCCTCCGTTTCCAGGGACATTCCCATGCTGATACTCAACGGCTTCTCCAAGAGCTACCTGGTAACGGGCTGGCGTGTGGGATACGCGATATTCCGTGATGCAGGCGAAATGCTGTCCGGCTTCAGGGAGGCTTTCCTGAAACAGGTCAGGGCGCGCCTCTGCGCAAGCAATCCCGCACAGAGGGCAATGATTGCGGCGCTCAACGGACCGCAGACGCACGTAAGGGAGATGGTAAGGCAGCTTGCAGAAAGAAGAAATTATGCGGTGAAGCGGATTAATGAAATGGACGGCCTCTCGGTGACAAAGCCGCGGGGCGCGTTTTACATATTTCCCAAGATAGAAAGCGGGAACTGGAAAAATGACATGGAGTTTGTGCTGCATGTGCTCGACAGGGGGCATGTGCTGTTCGTAAACGGTTCTGGATTTGACAGCGAATACGGGAGGATGCATTTCAGGTCGGTGTTTCTTCCCCCAAGGGAAGTGATGGAGAAGGCCATGGACGGACTGGAGCATGCGCTGCACGCAGCGCGATGA
- a CDS encoding 2,3-diphosphoglycerate-dependent phosphoglycerate mutase, which produces MAYLCLLRHGESLWNRENRFTGWVDVPLTEHGMEEAKAAGSKLRESGTAYHVAYTSVLSRAVGTLEIVLREMNVDIPVIRDEHLNERNYGDLQGLNKAGAAAVYGDEQVKRWRRSYSVRPMNGESLEDTQKRTIPFFRNCILTDINSGKNVLVVAHGNSLRSIVMYLEKIPAEVIPGIEIQTGVPLVYEVDGENTVRGKTELK; this is translated from the coding sequence ATGGCATATCTCTGCCTTTTAAGGCACGGCGAGTCGCTCTGGAACAGGGAGAACAGATTTACCGGCTGGGTGGACGTGCCGCTCACGGAACATGGAATGGAGGAGGCGAAGGCAGCGGGCTCGAAGCTGAGGGAGAGCGGCACGGCCTATCATGTTGCATACACAAGTGTCCTGAGCCGGGCCGTCGGGACGCTGGAGATAGTCCTCCGCGAAATGAACGTTGACATTCCAGTGATCAGGGATGAACATCTTAATGAAAGGAATTACGGCGATCTCCAGGGGCTCAACAAGGCGGGAGCTGCAGCCGTTTACGGAGATGAACAGGTGAAACGCTGGAGGAGGAGCTACAGTGTGAGACCGATGAACGGCGAAAGCCTCGAAGATACGCAGAAGAGGACGATTCCGTTCTTCAGGAACTGCATACTGACCGACATCAATTCTGGAAAGAATGTGCTTGTTGTCGCACACGGCAACAGCCTGCGATCGATTGTCATGTATCTGGAAAAGATACCGGCCGAGGTGATTCCCGGAATTGAGATACAGACAGGCGTACCGCTCGTATACGAAGTGGACGGAGAAAACACTGTCAGAGGGAAGACGGAATTGAAATGA
- a CDS encoding thioredoxin family protein, whose protein sequence is MKRVIVVYANWCPHCVPTTVEPMTEMAKELNAELTLLDIDVKENEADSIVRRYGDWAPDYIIPQVFFEYRNGNISHIMTGFSEGVEFTKRAVEQLRKSSLFAELRGR, encoded by the coding sequence GTGAAGAGGGTGATAGTGGTCTACGCAAACTGGTGCCCGCACTGCGTTCCCACGACAGTCGAGCCCATGACGGAAATGGCAAAGGAACTGAACGCCGAACTGACGCTGCTCGACATCGATGTGAAGGAGAATGAGGCTGACAGCATCGTGAGAAGATACGGGGACTGGGCCCCGGACTACATAATACCGCAGGTCTTCTTCGAATACAGGAACGGAAACATCAGCCATATAATGACAGGCTTTTCCGAAGGCGTTGAATTCACGAAGAGAGCCGTTGAACAGCTCAGGAAAAGCAGCCTTTTTGCCGAACTCAGGGGAAGGTAG